A part of Variovorax sp. HW608 genomic DNA contains:
- a CDS encoding TetR/AcrR family transcriptional regulator: MTMANGRTPKDSLATEKLLRAAETLFAQHGIEKASLRDITALAGVNVASVNYHFGSKDVLVEAVFASLAERVNDARSRALDELCASARERGDVASVEEIVQVFLHPYLAPNEQTHGELLAQFLLLNRMSPSPITTKIMEQHFDPMARKFISALGDALPGTTLKTLYWRYNFMATTVFMSVTDKARDSRVARLSGGIADPANRKELEAELIAYVAAAMRGPAPVAKQRPQRQRQT, translated from the coding sequence ATGACGATGGCGAACGGTCGAACTCCCAAGGACTCCTTGGCCACTGAGAAGCTTCTTCGGGCGGCGGAGACGCTGTTCGCTCAGCACGGCATTGAAAAGGCTTCGCTGCGCGACATCACTGCCCTCGCGGGCGTCAACGTGGCCTCGGTGAACTACCACTTCGGCTCGAAGGACGTGCTGGTAGAAGCGGTCTTCGCAAGCTTGGCTGAGCGGGTCAACGACGCACGGTCGCGCGCGCTGGATGAGTTGTGTGCGAGCGCACGTGAGAGAGGTGATGTGGCGAGCGTCGAGGAAATCGTTCAGGTATTCCTGCACCCATACCTTGCGCCGAACGAGCAGACTCACGGCGAACTTCTTGCTCAGTTTCTGCTGCTCAATCGCATGAGTCCGTCACCGATCACCACGAAGATCATGGAGCAACATTTCGATCCCATGGCGCGCAAGTTCATCAGCGCCTTGGGCGATGCGCTTCCAGGCACGACACTCAAGACGCTGTATTGGCGCTACAACTTCATGGCCACGACCGTGTTCATGTCGGTCACGGACAAGGCGCGCGACAGCCGCGTGGCACGCCTTTCTGGAGGGATTGCGGATCCCGCGAACCGCAAGGAACTGGAGGCTGAGTTGATCGCCTATGTCGCAGCAGCGATGCGGGGTCCCGCGCCAGTAGCCAAGCAGCGCCCGCAGCGGCAACGGCAAACATGA
- the merR gene encoding Hg(II)-responsive transcriptional regulator, producing MTELTIGRLADEAGVNVETIRYYQRRGLMPEPARPTHGHRRYADDAVRRVRFIKRAQGLGFTLGEIISLLKLDEAHACAETRDLAAHKLQVIEDKLDGLNVMRKALAALLRQCDNGSERGTCPIIHALAAD from the coding sequence ATGACTGAGCTGACGATAGGGCGTCTGGCGGACGAGGCCGGAGTGAACGTCGAGACGATTCGCTACTACCAGCGCCGAGGGTTGATGCCGGAGCCGGCCAGGCCGACGCATGGGCATCGTCGATACGCCGACGACGCGGTCAGGCGCGTTCGCTTCATCAAGCGTGCACAGGGGCTGGGCTTTACCCTGGGGGAGATCATCAGCCTGCTTAAGCTTGACGAGGCTCACGCCTGCGCCGAAACGCGTGACCTGGCCGCGCACAAACTGCAGGTCATAGAAGACAAGCTGGACGGTCTCAACGTGATGCGCAAAGCGCTGGCTGCGCTGCTGCGCCAGTGCGATAACGGATCGGAGCGCGGCACCTGTCCGATCATCCATGCCTTGGCTGCGGATTGA
- a CDS encoding 3-keto-5-aminohexanoate cleavage protein — protein sequence MNFLDGSLFPENQDKLVITAAPYGPEWFPSDFPEDIPVTMEEQVQKAVDCYNAGATVLHLHVRELDGKGSKRLSMFNELIAGVRRAVPDMVIQVGGSISFAPEADGAAAKWLKDDTRHMLAELDPKPDQVTVTVNTTQMNVVEQMDIRDIAGTSMGGETYQAYREMIVPSGPGFIEEHIRRLSAAGIQSAFQFYNINSYESVERLIRRGVYKGPLVMNWVAIGGGMDAPNIYNLANFLRAIPDGAMLTVESTMLNVLPINMMGIALGLHVRCGIEDNLWNQTRTGKMSTVRQIEQLVRISREFGREIATGKEAREILKIGVFHDTVEETLAANGFAPNPSGRQQGYLRKVA from the coding sequence ATGAACTTCCTCGACGGCTCTCTATTTCCCGAGAACCAGGACAAGCTGGTCATCACCGCTGCACCCTACGGTCCGGAGTGGTTTCCCTCCGACTTCCCCGAAGACATCCCGGTCACGATGGAAGAGCAGGTGCAGAAGGCGGTCGACTGCTACAACGCCGGCGCGACGGTGCTGCATCTTCACGTGCGTGAACTGGACGGCAAGGGCTCCAAGCGCCTGTCGATGTTCAACGAGTTGATCGCAGGCGTTCGCCGCGCAGTGCCGGACATGGTCATTCAAGTGGGCGGCTCGATCTCCTTCGCCCCTGAAGCCGATGGAGCGGCCGCGAAGTGGTTGAAGGACGACACGCGCCACATGCTGGCCGAACTCGATCCCAAGCCGGATCAGGTGACGGTCACCGTCAATACGACGCAGATGAACGTCGTGGAGCAGATGGACATCCGGGACATCGCCGGCACCTCCATGGGCGGCGAGACCTATCAGGCCTACCGCGAGATGATCGTGCCCTCGGGCCCCGGCTTCATAGAGGAGCACATTCGGCGGCTGAGCGCCGCCGGCATCCAGAGTGCCTTCCAGTTCTACAACATCAACAGCTACGAGTCCGTGGAGCGCCTGATTCGGCGCGGCGTCTACAAGGGCCCGCTCGTGATGAACTGGGTGGCGATTGGCGGTGGCATGGATGCACCCAACATCTACAACCTGGCCAATTTCCTGCGCGCCATCCCGGACGGCGCAATGCTGACGGTGGAAAGCACCATGCTCAATGTGCTGCCCATCAACATGATGGGCATCGCGCTCGGCCTGCATGTGCGCTGCGGCATCGAGGACAACCTCTGGAACCAGACGCGCACCGGGAAGATGTCGACTGTCAGGCAGATCGAGCAGCTGGTGCGAATCTCGCGCGAGTTCGGGCGCGAGATCGCCACGGGCAAGGAAGCCCGCGAGATCCTGAAGATCGGCGTCTTCCACGACACCGTGGAGGAAACGCTCGCCGCCAACGGATTCGCGCCCAACCCCTCGGGTCGTCAGCAGGGATATTTGCGAAAAGTGGCCTAG
- a CDS encoding Bug family tripartite tricarboxylate transporter substrate binding protein — protein MNSSLLPHPTRRAMLAAAALSAFGIAARAQSFPSKPLRVIAAGTAGGTADIVARLIADPLSRGLGQTAFVEPKSGAAGAIAVNDLLQSPHDGHTLLVGVNSLVSEIPHAVKLKIDMGRSLQPIVELARSGLVLVANAGFPASNLKDLIAYVKANPGKFSYASYSPGTLSHVLGLLLNKEAGLDLIHVGYKGSSPALIDVMGNNVPLMFDGIGTSLPLLKSGKIKAIAVSTPKRSPLLPDVPTFTELGFPNLEGMSWMGLWCTPDVPSVAQARVREAALMILTQQSVRDRFFELGFEVLAPRSVSEIVASLKADSDRVGSMLQSIGFKPE, from the coding sequence ATGAACAGTTCACTGCTTCCCCACCCTACACGGCGCGCCATGCTGGCCGCAGCAGCCCTGAGCGCCTTCGGCATTGCGGCTCGAGCGCAGAGCTTTCCCAGCAAGCCGCTGCGGGTGATTGCCGCTGGCACGGCCGGGGGCACCGCCGACATCGTCGCGCGCCTGATTGCCGATCCGCTGTCAAGGGGCCTTGGCCAGACCGCATTTGTCGAGCCCAAGTCTGGAGCGGCTGGAGCGATTGCTGTCAACGACCTGCTGCAGTCGCCGCACGACGGTCACACGTTGCTGGTAGGCGTCAACTCGCTCGTCAGCGAAATTCCGCATGCCGTGAAGCTAAAGATCGACATGGGGCGCTCGCTGCAGCCGATCGTCGAGCTGGCACGCAGCGGCCTCGTGCTCGTGGCCAACGCAGGTTTCCCGGCCAGCAACCTCAAGGATTTGATCGCCTACGTGAAGGCCAATCCGGGCAAATTCAGTTATGCCTCGTACAGTCCCGGCACGCTGAGCCACGTACTCGGCCTGCTGCTCAACAAGGAGGCCGGGCTCGACCTCATACATGTGGGCTACAAGGGCTCCTCGCCGGCGCTGATCGATGTGATGGGCAACAACGTGCCGCTGATGTTCGACGGCATCGGCACGTCGCTGCCGTTGCTCAAGAGCGGCAAGATCAAGGCGATCGCCGTGAGCACGCCCAAGCGCTCGCCCCTGCTGCCCGACGTGCCCACTTTCACTGAGCTCGGGTTTCCGAATCTCGAGGGGATGAGCTGGATGGGCCTGTGGTGCACGCCCGACGTGCCGAGCGTTGCGCAGGCGCGGGTACGCGAGGCTGCTCTGATGATCTTGACGCAGCAATCGGTGCGAGATCGCTTCTTCGAACTTGGCTTCGAGGTTCTAGCGCCGCGCAGCGTCTCCGAGATCGTGGCCAGCCTGAAGGCCGACTCAGACCGCGTCGGCTCCATGCTGCAGTCGATAGGGTTCAAGCCGGAATAG
- a CDS encoding porin, with translation MKKGLIALTVLTLCGAASAQSSMTVFGVVDATVSGYANTAETPLGVSVKTSSTGQNSSGYAGSRLGFRGTEDLGGGAAANFWLEAGLLNDTGAGISPGGGLAFNRRSTVSLSGVLGEVRLGRDYTPTFWNDAVMDPFTSNGVGLNLIATASGFNTPGQAANGFQGNPNYVRASNSVGYFLPPNLGGFYGQVMYAFNEATKYDPGPLTPSVANSQRAGRYVGGRFGYTNGPLDVAVAAARSTIGDTFAHLQVCSNGPDFFCLERCLLADQLSLVPRSMGGGVVQFHDALLLKGMAMPSSTEAAATCGCSLEPSTVLNATERPRTRGVAATCSLRLS, from the coding sequence ATGAAAAAAGGTCTGATCGCCCTGACCGTGCTCACCCTCTGCGGTGCTGCCTCGGCACAATCCTCCATGACCGTGTTCGGCGTGGTCGACGCCACGGTCAGTGGCTATGCGAATACCGCCGAGACCCCGCTGGGTGTCAGCGTGAAGACGAGCAGCACGGGGCAGAACAGCTCAGGCTATGCCGGCAGCCGCCTCGGATTCCGTGGCACCGAGGATCTCGGCGGCGGCGCAGCTGCCAACTTCTGGCTCGAAGCCGGCCTGCTCAACGACACCGGCGCAGGCATCTCGCCCGGCGGCGGTCTTGCGTTCAACCGCCGCTCGACCGTCAGCCTCTCGGGTGTCCTGGGCGAAGTCCGCCTCGGCCGTGACTACACGCCGACCTTCTGGAACGACGCGGTGATGGATCCGTTCACCTCCAACGGCGTGGGTCTGAATCTGATCGCCACGGCGAGCGGTTTCAACACCCCGGGCCAGGCCGCCAACGGCTTCCAGGGCAACCCCAACTACGTTCGCGCCTCCAACTCGGTGGGCTACTTCCTGCCGCCGAACCTGGGTGGCTTCTATGGCCAGGTGATGTATGCCTTCAACGAGGCGACCAAGTACGACCCGGGCCCCCTGACCCCGAGCGTCGCGAACAGCCAGCGCGCCGGCCGCTACGTCGGCGGCCGCTTCGGCTACACCAACGGCCCGCTGGATGTGGCAGTGGCGGCCGCGCGAAGCACCATCGGTGACACGTTTGCGCATCTCCAAGTGTGTTCGAATGGCCCAGACTTCTTTTGCCTTGAGCGGTGCCTTCTGGCCGATCAGCTTTCCCTTGTTCCAAGGTCCATGGGCGGAGGTGTCGTGCAATTCCATGATGCACTCCTTCTCAAAGGGATGGCAATGCCATCCTCCACCGAGGCCGCAGCCACCTGCGGCTGCTCACTGGAGCCGTCCACCGTCTTGAATGCTACAGAGAGGCCCCGGACAAGGGGCGTCGCCGCCACGTGCTCACTTCGGCTGAGCTAG
- a CDS encoding NrsF family protein — protein MSDARPVRRLLPPLLRAALWLMAPVSVFALLALGQGVRPDLAQQLREPAFVLGTAASLATGVLAAVASFMLNLPDRSRHWGWLPVPTLVLWIAAVGQGCLMHWVDIGPGGVQLGESARCLTTVLVTSLPLSLTLFAMLRHGSLLRANSVTLTASLAVAAMSATAISFFHSIDASVMILITNLGTAALIVVIGSLFGRRVASSGGL, from the coding sequence GTGAGCGACGCGCGGCCGGTGCGTCGCTTGCTGCCGCCACTGCTGCGTGCAGCGCTTTGGTTGATGGCGCCTGTGTCGGTCTTCGCGCTGCTGGCACTGGGCCAGGGCGTGCGACCCGATCTCGCGCAACAGTTGCGCGAACCGGCGTTCGTGCTTGGGACGGCCGCGTCGCTGGCCACGGGCGTGCTGGCAGCGGTCGCGTCCTTCATGCTGAACCTCCCGGATCGGTCGCGCCACTGGGGGTGGCTGCCGGTGCCCACACTGGTTCTATGGATCGCGGCCGTCGGTCAGGGCTGCCTGATGCACTGGGTCGACATCGGTCCTGGTGGCGTGCAACTAGGCGAATCGGCGCGATGCCTGACCACCGTGCTGGTGACCAGTCTTCCGCTGTCGCTGACCCTCTTCGCCATGCTGCGCCATGGGTCTCTTCTGCGGGCGAATTCGGTAACGCTCACCGCAAGCCTGGCCGTGGCCGCAATGAGCGCGACCGCGATCTCGTTCTTTCACAGCATCGACGCAAGCGTGATGATCCTGATCACGAACTTGGGCACCGCAGCGCTCATCGTCGTAATTGGCAGCCTTTTCGGGCGCCGGGTGGCTTCCAGCGGCGGGCTGTGA
- a CDS encoding MFS transporter has product MNNTANGLNAVAPNYDDSVGEFSRGWLVLLACLIGVTAGFSSTYFYSSGLFLVPVAKELGLTRGQVSMSPLFCYLTAAVVAPVIGRAVDRFGPIMISLVSGLGLSLGFFLLANFTQSLSTFIALSMLIAILGAGTTAVSFSRMIVATFRKRRGVAFGIMLTGPGVGAILIPALLLPYLAEAGWRSAYQALGIVVLVACAVVGCILYTQRALIAAGSKDAASSEVPNASVRTIWLSAPFLLLGGIFLLAALGVISVVVHFVPMLVDAGITAASAAKLASSIGFAVIFGRLLTGYLLDKIDAELIALGMFGLVVVGLALLALGGSAMALPGAVISGLAVGAEIDLLAFLTARYFTVRSYGTAYGGIFGLFLIGGAIGPGMTGKLYDITGSYKVPLICAIGFMAVACILLYALRVGRSRWQKI; this is encoded by the coding sequence ATGAACAACACCGCCAACGGATTGAACGCAGTGGCACCCAACTACGACGATAGCGTGGGCGAATTTTCGCGCGGCTGGCTGGTCCTGCTTGCGTGTCTGATCGGCGTCACTGCAGGATTCAGTTCGACCTACTTCTATTCTTCCGGCCTCTTCCTGGTGCCCGTGGCGAAGGAACTGGGCCTGACCCGTGGGCAGGTGTCGATGAGCCCGCTCTTTTGCTATCTGACGGCCGCCGTGGTGGCACCCGTTATCGGTCGTGCCGTCGATCGCTTCGGGCCCATCATGATCTCGCTGGTCTCGGGGTTGGGCCTGTCGCTCGGCTTCTTCCTCTTGGCCAACTTCACGCAAAGCCTATCGACATTCATCGCCTTGTCGATGCTGATCGCCATACTCGGCGCCGGCACCACGGCGGTCTCGTTCAGTCGAATGATCGTGGCCACCTTCCGCAAGCGCCGTGGCGTCGCCTTTGGCATCATGCTGACGGGACCGGGCGTTGGCGCCATCCTGATTCCCGCGCTTCTGTTGCCGTACCTTGCCGAGGCGGGCTGGCGAAGCGCCTATCAGGCCTTGGGCATCGTCGTGCTGGTGGCCTGCGCCGTCGTGGGCTGCATCCTGTATACGCAGCGCGCCCTCATTGCAGCAGGCAGCAAGGATGCCGCGTCGAGTGAAGTTCCGAATGCTTCGGTGCGGACCATCTGGCTCAGTGCACCGTTCTTGCTTCTCGGAGGTATCTTCCTGCTCGCGGCGCTAGGCGTCATCAGTGTCGTCGTGCACTTTGTCCCGATGCTGGTCGATGCAGGAATCACTGCGGCGAGCGCTGCAAAGCTTGCTTCGTCGATTGGCTTTGCCGTCATCTTTGGCCGACTCCTCACGGGGTACCTGCTCGACAAGATCGATGCCGAACTGATTGCGCTCGGCATGTTCGGCCTGGTCGTCGTCGGTCTAGCGCTGCTGGCACTTGGCGGAAGTGCAATGGCGCTCCCGGGAGCAGTGATCTCCGGCCTGGCCGTCGGCGCCGAGATCGACCTCCTGGCTTTCCTGACGGCACGCTACTTCACTGTGCGTTCCTACGGGACCGCATACGGCGGCATCTTTGGCCTGTTCCTGATCGGTGGCGCCATCGGCCCAGGCATGACTGGGAAGCTGTATGACATCACGGGCTCGTACAAGGTGCCGCTGATCTGCGCAATCGGCTTTATGGCGGTCGCTTGCATTCTTCTATATGCACTCCGCGTAGGTCGCAGCCGCTGGCAGAAGATCTAG
- a CDS encoding AraC family transcriptional regulator has translation MLRSASLTGYAELARGVGLDPDAMLRRAGLNPRHLADPDTPISARAVRQLLEASAAASGAEDFGLQLARTRKLSNLGPISAVMREARTAREAIDNLCRYMRLLNAELLTGIEEHQDVSIIREEILTDNRDPVRQSIELAIGVLYRIVAELLGPGWKPRAVCFEHRPPHGPTIHRSMFRVGVEFNASFNGIACATQDLNASLTDADSRLAPYARRLLDQALSCAGESSAYNARQVIIALLPLGRCTVEQVAKTLGMDRRTLHRHLLAEGTNFSLLLRAVRSEFACRHILDSDHSLAELADLLGFSSPSSFAFWFRQNFGMTASSWKQRQG, from the coding sequence ATGCTTCGAAGCGCCAGCCTCACGGGCTATGCCGAGCTGGCGCGAGGGGTCGGGCTCGACCCTGACGCGATGCTGCGACGGGCTGGCCTGAATCCCCGGCACCTCGCCGATCCAGACACGCCAATCAGCGCACGGGCCGTACGCCAGTTGCTGGAAGCCTCCGCTGCTGCGTCAGGGGCCGAGGACTTCGGGCTCCAATTGGCGAGGACGCGGAAACTGTCGAATCTGGGGCCGATCAGCGCCGTGATGCGAGAAGCTCGAACCGCTCGTGAGGCCATCGACAACCTCTGTCGCTACATGCGCTTGCTTAATGCGGAACTGCTCACCGGTATCGAGGAGCATCAAGACGTGTCGATCATCCGTGAGGAAATACTGACCGACAACCGCGACCCCGTGCGCCAGTCCATCGAGCTGGCCATCGGGGTTCTCTACCGAATCGTCGCCGAGCTGCTGGGGCCTGGCTGGAAACCGAGAGCTGTCTGTTTCGAACACCGCCCACCGCATGGTCCAACCATCCACAGATCGATGTTCAGGGTTGGCGTGGAGTTCAATGCAAGCTTCAACGGCATTGCATGCGCCACGCAGGACCTGAACGCCAGTCTGACCGATGCCGACTCTCGCCTGGCGCCCTACGCTCGACGTCTTCTGGACCAGGCCCTTTCCTGCGCCGGTGAGAGTTCAGCCTACAACGCTCGGCAGGTCATCATCGCCTTGCTGCCGCTTGGCCGCTGCACGGTCGAACAGGTCGCCAAAACGCTGGGGATGGATCGGCGCACCCTCCATCGGCATCTGCTCGCTGAAGGCACGAATTTCTCGTTGCTGCTGCGTGCGGTCCGTTCCGAGTTTGCCTGCCGACATATTCTCGACAGTGACCACTCCTTGGCAGAGCTTGCCGATCTCCTCGGGTTCTCGAGTCCGAGCTCCTTCGCCTTCTGGTTCAGACAGAACTTTGGAATGACGGCTTCGAGTTGGAAGCAAAGACAAGGCTGA
- a CDS encoding DoxX family protein — protein MTDLLDRIRRWLEAVPYALLALPLRLAVATVFWNSGMTKLANWDTAVALFTEEYRVPLLAPELAAYMAASIELSTPVLLVLGLLTRPAAFVLLGMTTVIEVFVYPQAWPTHIQWAAMLLVLLCRGAGAWSLDHLLWRRWMR, from the coding sequence ATGACCGATCTCCTGGACCGCATTCGCCGCTGGCTCGAAGCCGTTCCCTATGCGCTGTTGGCGCTGCCGCTGAGGCTTGCGGTGGCGACCGTGTTCTGGAACTCCGGCATGACCAAGCTGGCCAACTGGGACACGGCCGTCGCGTTGTTCACCGAAGAGTACCGTGTGCCGCTGCTGGCGCCGGAACTGGCCGCCTACATGGCCGCGAGCATCGAGTTGAGCACGCCGGTCCTGCTCGTGCTGGGCCTGCTCACCCGGCCCGCCGCCTTCGTGCTCCTTGGCATGACGACCGTGATCGAAGTCTTCGTCTACCCGCAGGCGTGGCCGACGCACATCCAGTGGGCGGCGATGCTACTGGTGCTCCTTTGCCGCGGGGCCGGAGCCTGGTCGCTCGATCATCTCCTGTGGCGGAGATGGATGAGATGA
- a CDS encoding BufA1 family periplasmic bufferin-type metallophore, which produces MNRQVFTSSTLATALGLVMAAAALPAQSQGMDMSKAPQVVKDNMMRMQANKLEKCYGINAAAKNDCAEGAHSCAGQSTQARDPKSFVLLPAGDCSKIQGGSLKAA; this is translated from the coding sequence ATGAATCGTCAGGTGTTTACAAGCTCCACCCTGGCCACTGCGCTCGGCCTGGTGATGGCCGCCGCAGCGCTGCCGGCCCAGTCGCAGGGGATGGACATGAGCAAGGCGCCGCAGGTGGTCAAGGACAACATGATGCGCATGCAGGCCAACAAACTGGAGAAGTGCTACGGCATCAACGCGGCTGCCAAGAATGACTGCGCCGAGGGCGCTCACTCCTGCGCCGGCCAGTCCACGCAAGCGCGCGATCCGAAGTCCTTCGTGCTTCTGCCGGCGGGCGACTGCAGCAAGATCCAGGGCGGCAGCCTGAAGGCGGCCTGA
- a CDS encoding GDCCVxC domain-containing (seleno)protein produces the protein MTSTAPVLESVLTCPKCGHARTELMPTDACQFFYECEHCKAVLRPRAGDCCVFCSYGSVKCPPMQMQQGCSACRG, from the coding sequence GTGACGAGCACTGCCCCGGTGCTCGAGTCGGTACTGACCTGCCCCAAGTGCGGCCACGCCAGGACGGAACTCATGCCGACCGACGCCTGCCAGTTCTTCTATGAATGCGAGCATTGCAAGGCCGTGCTGCGTCCCCGGGCCGGCGACTGCTGCGTGTTCTGCTCATACGGATCCGTGAAGTGCCCACCCATGCAGATGCAGCAGGGCTGCTCTGCCTGCCGCGGGTGA
- a CDS encoding cupin domain-containing protein: protein MTAIDAEGRSTFQSVGPSPTTRTSDARPGYLVTEIWRTTETPARIEAPDTIAEHVGIRPPSGGSVLRIIDFPPDPTDPEEFARGVQATFARTFGNDAHRDGKGDPAMHTTDSIDYAILLAGELVALMDDGEHVMRPGDVLIQRGTRHGWRNRSKEMARIAFVLIDGHRE from the coding sequence GTGACCGCGATCGACGCCGAGGGGCGCTCCACGTTCCAATCTGTTGGCCCATCGCCGACGACGCGCACCTCGGACGCGCGGCCCGGCTACCTCGTGACGGAAATCTGGCGAACAACTGAAACGCCGGCCCGCATCGAGGCTCCCGACACGATCGCCGAACATGTCGGCATTCGACCCCCCAGCGGAGGGTCGGTCCTACGCATCATCGACTTTCCGCCCGATCCGACTGATCCGGAAGAGTTCGCGCGCGGCGTGCAGGCGACCTTCGCCCGCACCTTTGGAAACGACGCTCATCGCGACGGCAAGGGAGACCCCGCCATGCACACGACCGATTCGATTGACTACGCAATCCTGTTGGCCGGTGAACTTGTTGCGCTCATGGACGACGGCGAACACGTGATGCGACCGGGCGACGTGCTGATTCAACGCGGCACCCGCCACGGCTGGCGCAACCGATCCAAGGAAATGGCGCGAATTGCCTTCGTGCTCATCGACGGTCATCGCGAATAG
- a CDS encoding sigma-70 family RNA polymerase sigma factor, whose product MNNDARDHAPTLRLVPGAAASATATEAVAALPRDVDWAILMAHAQSGDRDAYRRLLEEIAPYLRSLAAASHRDPRDIEDTVQDVLMTVHSIRQTYDPTRPFGPWLVAIARRRIVDRLRVQGRTSGHETPLLPEHETLQATEANCAEESVDAAAVREAVERLPAGQREAIHLMKLQEMSLHEAATASGMSIAALKVATHRGLKSLRRILTGPRDRS is encoded by the coding sequence ATGAACAACGACGCCCGCGACCACGCCCCGACGCTGAGGCTCGTGCCTGGCGCCGCGGCATCGGCGACGGCCACCGAAGCGGTCGCGGCGCTGCCCCGCGATGTCGACTGGGCCATCTTGATGGCGCACGCGCAGTCTGGCGATCGTGATGCCTATCGTCGCCTGCTCGAGGAAATCGCGCCCTACCTGCGGTCGCTGGCTGCCGCTTCGCATCGCGATCCACGCGACATCGAGGACACGGTGCAAGATGTGCTGATGACAGTGCATTCGATTCGCCAGACCTACGATCCGACGCGTCCGTTCGGCCCCTGGCTGGTCGCCATCGCGCGTCGACGCATCGTTGATCGGCTGCGTGTGCAGGGCCGCACCAGCGGGCACGAGACCCCTCTGCTGCCCGAGCATGAAACCCTTCAGGCTACGGAAGCGAACTGCGCTGAGGAGAGCGTTGATGCTGCGGCTGTGCGCGAGGCGGTAGAGCGGCTTCCGGCCGGCCAGCGTGAGGCGATCCATCTGATGAAGTTGCAGGAAATGTCGCTGCACGAGGCCGCCACGGCCAGCGGGATGTCCATCGCTGCCTTGAAAGTGGCAACCCACCGCGGCTTGAAAAGCCTTCGCAGAATTCTGACCGGGCCGCGCGACAGATCATGA